A single region of the Streptomyces caelestis genome encodes:
- a CDS encoding TerD family protein: MDGLNKGLRKVEIAVRWDPSPAGQPSTDLDLVAATYPADDPHGDPAYVVHFDSRSPDGTIYLNRDSKDGQGFGYDEVMTLELDRLDGRYARVVVGVVIQQRPAERTFVSVVNPGLRIREGYTVLAEDAFGSVLGATAATVAEFVRDGSGPWDFRPGLRGFEGDPVDFARTMGAAHRP; the protein is encoded by the coding sequence GTGGACGGGCTCAACAAGGGGCTTCGCAAGGTCGAGATCGCGGTGCGGTGGGATCCCAGTCCGGCGGGGCAGCCGTCCACCGACCTGGACCTCGTCGCGGCGACCTATCCGGCGGACGATCCGCACGGCGATCCCGCCTACGTGGTCCACTTCGACAGCCGCTCCCCCGACGGCACCATCTATCTCAACCGGGACAGCAAGGACGGCCAGGGCTTCGGCTACGACGAGGTCATGACGCTGGAACTCGACCGGCTCGACGGCCGGTACGCGCGCGTGGTGGTCGGTGTCGTCATCCAGCAGCGCCCGGCGGAGCGCACTTTCGTCAGCGTGGTGAACCCCGGACTGCGCATCCGCGAGGGGTACACCGTCCTGGCCGAGGACGCCTTCGGGAGTGTCCTGGGGGCCACGGCGGCGACGGTCGCGGAGTTCGTCCGGGACGGTTCCGGTCCCTGGGACTTCCGGCCCGGCCTTCGTGGTTTCGAGGGTGATCCCGTGGACTTCGCCAGGACGATGGGTGCCGCACACCGGCCGTGA